A region of the Paenibacillus sp. J23TS9 genome:
CTGCGGGTTTGACGGATGAGAGCTCAGGTCCAGTCTTTGCTGAAGCAGCATCGGCAATCAGCTTCATTTGCTCCGGATAACCGTATGTGCCGTGCTCACTGATATCCAGACCCATCATTTCCTCTTCCTCCGAAACGCGGATCCCCATCGTTACTTTCATAATACCGATAATAATGAATGAGATAACGAAAACGAAGACGAATGCTCCCAGTACACCCAGAAGCTGAACACCAAGCTGTTCCAGTCCGCCTCCATAGAAGAGCCCTGGTTTACCTACCCCTGTTGTTTCTACCAGTTTAGGAGTTGCAAACAAGCCCGTGGAGATGGCACCCCAGATTCCTGCAATACCGTGAACGGAGAAAGCGTAAATCGGATCGTCAATTCCAGCTCTTTCAAACCATTGTGCAGTAAAGAAGGTTACAATACCTGCTACTGCGCCGATGACAACGGCAGCCCATGCGTCCACGAAAGCACAAGAGCCTGTAATGGCCACGAGTGCAGCCAATACGCCATTCAGCATACTTGGAATATCTGCCTTGCCGAATACAGCCCAGGAAATCAACAGGGCAGCGATAGCCCCTGCCGCAACCGCAATATTGGTCGTAAGTGCTACATAACCGAAGAAACCATCCATCATGGCCGACAGCGTGCTTCCAGGGTTAAATCCGAACCAGCCAATCCAGAGAATAAAGACGCCAAGGACCGAGAGGACCTGATTGTGCCCCGGAATGCTGTTGGGCTTTCCATCCTTATTGTATTTACCAAGCCGCGGTTTGAGCATATAGGTAATTACCAGGGCTGCTGTAGCTCCAGTCAGATGTACAACTGTAGATCCCGCAAAGTCCTGCATTCCCAGTTGTCCAAGCCAGCCGCCGCCCCATACCCAATGCGCTACAACCGGATAGATCACCATCATAAACAATGCACCGAAAACGATATATACACTCAGCTTGGCACGTTCGGCCATCCCGCCGCAGGCAATCGCAAGTGATACTGCCGCGAAAGAAAGCTGGAATAAAAACTTAACTGAAAGGGATACATCTGATGCTGACAAGGCATCAAATGATTGGGCCATGGAATCACCCGTCATGAAAAAGCCGGTTGTTCCGAACAGACTGTTACCATTACCGAACCCAAGCCCGAATCCGAAAGCCCAGAATACGATAATGGATATTCCCAGCGTCAATACGGTCTTACCCGCAATATGACCTGCATTCTTCATCCGCACCGAACCGGCTTCCAGTAACGCGAAACCTGCCTGCATAAAAAATACGAGCATGGCTGCCATGAATACAAAGAAGGTATTGAGTCCCGCTTGCAGCTGTACATTCGTCGGCCCATCATCCGCAAACACCGTAGCCGGAAAAGCCATTAATGCAAGAAATGCCAAAGCACCACCAAACCACTTTCTTTTCATAATCCCACTCCTCTTTAATGTCAGTTTATCTAACACATAACGAAATTATTAATCACATTATAAGCAAAAAGGGACAGAAATGACAAGAGTTTTTTCGTAAAATTATATAATGTAATTTAACTTTACATCAATTGTAATATAATAAAGCGTGACGTTTGACTGTATGGTTAAACTTCATGTATCATATTTTCATAAATCTCATATTAAAATGAGTTACATAGATTGAACTGTAGTTGTCTTAGGTCTTTAGTTCACTCTATACAAAATCGTACATTTTCCGGTGAGGTGATTTTAGATGGGGATATAAAGCTGTATCGTATCGGTGAATTGGCTAAAGCTGGAGGTGTCAGCGAACGCACGATTGATTATTACACCAAATTGGGGCTCATTTCTCCTGAAAAGCGGACTCTTAAAAATTATCGTTTGTACAGCCATGAAACCTTACTTCGTCTCCAACGTATTAATGATTTGAAACAAGAGAAATATACTCTGGAAGAGATACGGCAAACGCTTGACAAGTGGGATGCGGGACCTGAAGTCCATCAGGTTTCCGACAAGCTTACCTACCTGGAACTGCATATGCAGCAGCTTGAACGCGAGGTAAATGAGCTCAGCCCCCTTATCCAAAAGATGAAACCCGGGCAAGCTCGCCATCTGCTGCTGAATTTGCTGCCACAGGGAGCGGCATGCATAGAAGCAATCAGACTCTTCCTTGAGCAGGGGCCTACACTTTAGCAGGCCTCATCATAACAGGTATCATTTTATGACAAGCAGGAGGGTGTAACATGGGAATGTATATTCTAATTATTATTGCATTCGGATTTTCCTTGTGGGCTCAATTCCGGGTCCAGGGAACATTTAAAAAGTGGTCTGAGGTACCGGCAACCAGCGGTATGACCGGTTATGATGCAGCGCGGCATATGCTCGACAGCAACGGCCTGCATGATATTCCGATCGAACCGGTGCGAGGCGCATTATCCGATCACTACGATCCGATCAACCGGGTTGTCCGATTGTCTGAGCCGGTCTACTACGAAAGCTCAATTTCAGCCATCTCGGTAGCCTGCCACGAGATCGGACACGCAATCCAGCATAAGCAGCATTATCCAATGCTCGTGCTCCGCCACCGGATCTTCCCAGTCGTGAATTTCGCTTCAGGAATCGCACCTCTGCTGATTATCGCAGGCTTTTTGTTTCAATGGATGGGGCTGCTTGGTATCGGGATTATCTTCTTCTCCGTCGCCGTAGCCTTCCAGCTCATTACACTGCCTGTCGAGTTTAATGCAAGCAATCGTGCAAGGGACATCATGGTATCCGAAGGTTATATCTCCAATGATGAGGAAAGAGGCGTAGCCAAGGTTCTGAACGCTGCCGCGCTTACCTATGTGGCTGCCGCACTGATCTCCGTTCTGGAGCTGCTGCGCTACATTATGATCTTTACGAACAGCAATCGCGACTAAGCTTCACATAAAGAAAAACACCCTGATCGGTTAAGAACCGACCGGGGTGTTTTTTTGATTTCCATTTTGTTGTTGCAGTCCGAAATAGCTAAGCAGAAAGGAGCGAAAGGCTTGTGCAACCCGCGGCAGCTTGTCATCAGAACGGTGTATTAGTCCAATGGTGCGTGTCACCTTCGGTTCCGAGATACTTACTCTCGCCGGCTGCAAGGGGTTCGTCTGGAACAAAGCCATCTCCGGTAAAATACTGACGCCCATACCGGCAGCCACCAGCCCGCGGATGGTATCTGTCTCCTCCCCTTCAAAAGCGATTTTCGGCGTAAACCCGGCTTCAAGACAGGCATGCCACACGATCGGCCGCAAGGAATATCCTTTGCTGAACAGAACGAATTTGTCTTCCTTCAGCTGATTCAAGGTAATGCTCTCTTCCCCTGCAAGCGGATGATTCGGAGGCAGAATCGCGTACAGCTCCTCTGTCAGCATAATTTCGCCCTCGACCTGCTCATGCTTCTCCGGGAACGGGGAAATAAAAGCTAGATCAACCTCCGCGGAGATCACATCCCGAATTAACGAAGGAAACATGCCTTGCTTGAATCTGAATTTCACGTTCGGATACCGCCGCTTGAACTCAGCAACGACAGACGGGATAAGATGGA
Encoded here:
- a CDS encoding ammonium transporter, producing MKRKWFGGALAFLALMAFPATVFADDGPTNVQLQAGLNTFFVFMAAMLVFFMQAGFALLEAGSVRMKNAGHIAGKTVLTLGISIIVFWAFGFGLGFGNGNSLFGTTGFFMTGDSMAQSFDALSASDVSLSVKFLFQLSFAAVSLAIACGGMAERAKLSVYIVFGALFMMVIYPVVAHWVWGGGWLGQLGMQDFAGSTVVHLTGATAALVITYMLKPRLGKYNKDGKPNSIPGHNQVLSVLGVFILWIGWFGFNPGSTLSAMMDGFFGYVALTTNIAVAAGAIAALLISWAVFGKADIPSMLNGVLAALVAITGSCAFVDAWAAVVIGAVAGIVTFFTAQWFERAGIDDPIYAFSVHGIAGIWGAISTGLFATPKLVETTGVGKPGLFYGGGLEQLGVQLLGVLGAFVFVFVISFIIIGIMKVTMGIRVSEEEEMMGLDISEHGTYGYPEQMKLIADAASAKTGPELSSVKPAVGTNESF
- a CDS encoding MerR family transcriptional regulator, which gives rise to MKLYRIGELAKAGGVSERTIDYYTKLGLISPEKRTLKNYRLYSHETLLRLQRINDLKQEKYTLEEIRQTLDKWDAGPEVHQVSDKLTYLELHMQQLEREVNELSPLIQKMKPGQARHLLLNLLPQGAACIEAIRLFLEQGPTL
- a CDS encoding zinc metallopeptidase gives rise to the protein MGMYILIIIAFGFSLWAQFRVQGTFKKWSEVPATSGMTGYDAARHMLDSNGLHDIPIEPVRGALSDHYDPINRVVRLSEPVYYESSISAISVACHEIGHAIQHKQHYPMLVLRHRIFPVVNFASGIAPLLIIAGFLFQWMGLLGIGIIFFSVAVAFQLITLPVEFNASNRARDIMVSEGYISNDEERGVAKVLNAAALTYVAAALISVLELLRYIMIFTNSNRD
- a CDS encoding LysR family transcriptional regulator, whose product is MELRQLQYFLKVAQKEHVTQAAEELHVAQSAVSRQIHQLEEELGVQLFMQKGRNLQLTPVGQLFCKRVDSILKDLDKAVLEVHEFLDPEQGEIRIGFPHSLGIHLIPSVVAEFKRRYPNVKFRFKQGMFPSLIRDVISAEVDLAFISPFPEKHEQVEGEIMLTEELYAILPPNHPLAGEESITLNQLKEDKFVLFSKGYSLRPIVWHACLEAGFTPKIAFEGEETDTIRGLVAAGMGVSILPEMALFQTNPLQPARVSISEPKVTRTIGLIHRSDDKLPRVAQAFRSFLLSYFGLQQQNGNQKNTPVGS